The DNA sequence GGTGCCATGTCGAGGAGCAAGAGACCACACCCAATCTTCATGCCTCAATATCTTCAAGCACTTACAATGAGCTCGGTCCCATACACGAACACTCATGTCccatgaaccactataaattctggtcgaATCCAATGCGAGGCAAGTCACTGGACCTTCATGGCCCCAAAGGCGGAAGCTGGGGTTGTGGTTCAGGGAAAAACCGGCAATGTCAAACAGGTGCGGATGCCCTTTGATTGCTCTCCAGCACTGCAGAAATGCATCCGTTCCCCCGGCTACCAACAGCTCCGAATCAGCTGCGATAGCTCGAATCGTGCAGCCAAGAGGGCGAGACACTGCGACCGACAAGCCTTCTTCCATGTCCCACATACGGATGACAGAGTCATACCCTCCGGTGAAGATAAGTTTAGCTGTCTGCAGAAGAAATACGGCTCGAACAGCTTCAGTGTGGCCATGGAGGACATCTATGCTGAACCTCCCCATGAACGATTTGCTTCTGAACTCCCTTTCCACGAACAACTCCTTCCAGAACCTCTGGTCCCGAAAGCCAGGTCCAGCAGGAACGTCCACCCCCGGCGGGGAGCCCCACCTCTCGCAATAGAAACCCTTCCACCCACAATGGTCAGACGCAATGCTATTGAGCAGAGGAGAGACGCAGGACACAACGCCGAGCTCATCGGCATCGAGACGCTGAAGAATCTCAGAGAGCAAGGTCGCAGGAAGGTCGGTAAAGGATCGGAGTTGGCCATTAGGACTCGAATTATCAGCTGTTGCGCTTCCAAACTTGGAGTCACCTTTCTTCGGTGTAACCAAGGAGCTGGATTTCTTGCTGCACTTTGGTCTTGAAGCAGCACAAGAAGCCTGGGACGTGACGCCAGCCAAAGGGGCTTCGTCGTCCCAAGGACtagcgacgagcttctttggcgaaGATTCCTCTCTCGCTCGCCATTCCAAGGCCATAAAAGAGTCGAGCTTGGAACTAAATTCCCCTTAAACAGACTCCCTTACGGCCCACAACCAATGTAGAATCCCCAAAGATGCCATTTTTATCGAGTATTGATCAGCCAAAACCTAAATTACCAAAGGAAGGAAGACGGATACGGCAGGTCCCTTCTCGAGGACGAATGTGAACCTAATCGAAACAGAAACAACCTAAAACCAGAATGAAGCTCCTACCCCCTGATCCAAGCTCCGAACTAACCCTACCTGAGTTCCACGGGGATGGAAAGCGCCAGACTTGCAGGTAACTGGAACGTGGGGTGATGAGAGGAAGGTACCTCGAAATCCGAAGCCACGATCCCAACTCGGGAAAGAACCCTAGCGGAACTTGTCGGTCGGATTCGACCCCGCACGGTCAAAGGCGGAACCATACTTACTGTGGTGATCGTTTCCGATACGTAAAGCCTCGGCCGCCACCGCCGACTACGAACCGACAACTACTCTTTAGGGTAAAATGAAATCTCAGCCGTCGGTTTCTCGTTTCGTCTACGATGGCGTCTGCGGCTGGATCGCGTCATGAACCGGACCGGTCTTCATTTCGGCCCGGTTCATAATTGAGCTTTATTTAGTTTAAATTCTCACTAATTTTAATGATCAATcttatcatatatttattattgaAGATTGTCAATAAAAAAGAATGAGACATCACCCAATTAAATTGTAATGTTTGCTTTGTATCACCCAAAATTGTGAGAAATTTATCCATAAATACCTATAATTTGATAGGTCATTTCTCATGAAGTTTTTTAGATTAAAATacctttttttatcataaaaagaaTATGTTTCCCATAGAATTCTtaactaaatcattataatattaaGTGATacgatcattattttttattaatcgatACTCGAAATATGAAATCTAATCGGTATTTATTTGGACATGCCATGTCAACATAACTacaatatgaaatatatttttttataacatattttcctttttatcatcctaaactcataaaataaaattgaagttCTTATAACGTTTGTGAACATTTTTTGGCACTCAACCAATAACTCAATACCGACTCGAATAGGTGAAGTCTTTTATAGAAAACATACCGCAACAAATTAATGAGATATGAGATGTGATCGTAGATGGAAGTGGAATAATACTATTGCTTCCCACACTTAAGTTAGTCTCATCTTCTCATCATCATCAAATGTGTCGGGTTGCAGCTTTGAGTAGACTATTGTGTATGCAACTAAAATGGCAAGTAGGTTGCCGGAAAAGTGCATATTTGATTTTGATGGCATCAACTTggtgtttaaaaatataaaagtccAATAGCCTATTgtctaatttttttaatctatttattttagtttttatagaaaaaatataaaattctatTGCTGCCTATGGGTGGAGTAGGGTTAGAAATGAGAGGCGAAAAAAATTACTATTTCAAGTCATTTCGGTGTCTAAAATTATCAATACTATTCGCATAGTACTTCTAACAATCATGATTTGTTTAGATAtttatgaatcttgaattttgatgatgaaatcaattgatgaagttatgatataatatactttttgagtgatgcatgactAATTTCGATCATGAAAGGTaattcgattaaagcaggaagaatcggaCATGGGCTGAAATAAACATGTCAGAGATCGTGCTAATCTAACGGTTCATCGATTCTAAACCAAAATAAAatttttgatttttcaaaatcaaCTAGGCCTTGATGCTTGAATGGTTCaattatgatttttaatttttgagaatCGAAACCGAGGATTTCGATTCCGATTCAAACTGGGTTCGTGTTTTaaatatataactatatatatatatatatgtatatgtatatatatatgtatatgtatatatatacatatatatatatacatatacatatatatacatatacatatacatatatatacatatatatatatatacatatacatatacatatatacatatacatatacatatatacatatatatatatatatatatatatatatatatatacatatatatatatattataatttttattttaaagttattttaaataaaaaataaaaaaaattgatgattctATAATGATCTTATACGGTTTGGTTTTGTTTCACAAAATTTAAGAATTGAAATTGTTGATTCTAGAGTAGATCAAGTATACCACTTAGCCACATATTCCTACTAACTAATAATtaccctgttaggatcgagtcaattagtgtagcggataaaaatgataaatttaattaattttgaaaaacttcatacgataaaattcagtttacaattaaaataaaaggcttaaagtaaatacaaaccagatttttatagtggttcgatcgttatgacctacatccactcccgatttcttttCCGTCAAGActatcgacatccactaacgatcttttttcaatgggcgaagatcaataacccttttacactcttctccttttcatgggtttaggagataatcccaagcctctctttcttagactttACTTTCTCTTTagatgaacttctaaatactaggaagaagtgatcctaaatcctaagaaaatttttcaatttttttccaagtattctttccctcatttttaactcaatttcatgctcaattcttataactccatgcaagaataactggggtatttataaatcccaaatgacttcaaagttagagcaaaaaaatgtctcatcctaggtttctcgggtcttggcaataccaccgcctgtgttggacggtaccatcgcatgcagtactgacattgggcggtaccaccgtttggaAGATTGAGTCTGGACGGTACCATTACTCAGACTAGCGATATCAtcgcctgacattgggcggtaccaccgtccagtctggcggtactaccgcttgacacagtttTGGAAACTatatcttggagactgagcctttggtggtgccatcgcctgacctaacttttgggtcattgaatgagcattTCTCTTGGCCTAAAATAGCCCCAATTTAGGCttagttggtccctaattgagttgacctaattacattctaagccaactcaattagaaataaaactacttcgatctagacagttattacaaagcattaaccacatgttgtccggcatatcattagttcatcagtgtttcgtccaattcttcggcgcataatCATCTTTtatagccttttgcccaatcggcatgttgacctccgtaactccgatatccttggtgtaatgtctgctcttctaggctcgatgcctgaactcatgacaTGAAACCTTCTGttgacatgtcgaccgatcctccggctcgacgtccaatcttatgacatattCCACTTcgacccaacattgattcttcttgctttaattatctttcttaatcaaagctagtcctgcattacttaaaacacagattagatcataaacatattaattgattttatcatcaaaatccgagattcaacaatctccccctttttaatgatgataaccaattgatgacggagtttaactaaattctccctatcaatatgtcatattgatagaacttttgaattcataaataaattataaatgtaagcaatatgtcatcataaaatcatacataatctaaaatttaatacatcacatcatgcatgatcattagatCATCATATCTTCTTTCCTTTGacatcaacgaaaaggagaagtgcaactatcaagttttagagatataaaagcttagcaatttagcaaattttttatcactttagaatatgcaagctagtaagttctttcttctcttttgagaagtgcaatatagcatatttttgcatctttttataatgagcaagctagcaagtttgcttttctttgctatgtgcaagctagtaagttttattttcttttgcaatgtgcaagctagcaaatttagtaagttttatatcattttcgaatatgcaagttagtaaattttataatattttagaacatgtaagctagcaattttatctccccctttgtcattataaaaaagaagtgaagaatataattttataattcttttccctttacatcaatttccaaatcatgacaaggataaagtatcaatcttatttcaatatgacatattgaaataatgtatcattttagaaaatgatagttgATGACTTTcacataattttattaaaaaatcataagtattgcatgcatcattccaaatcataaatatttcaaatcaagatgatatcaaaatgtcaaattacattacatcataccatgcatgatcataacttctcatttgtatacatcaacataatatcatgagtattttatgtataattcatatcatcacatgaagaatattaagaaaaattaattatgtgatgagatatacacttcatgaatacaagggagtcatgaaccaaatttcaaattgtgaatattgaaaaatcaagagaaaaattatgattctttttggatgactcaaatagtgaaaaaaagaatcatagtaaatgatcttgactCATAacaaaaattctcaagttataattccgagaaagCAAGAGAACCGATGATTCATATCGATAATttcttttttagtaaataataaaaagaaaccttaggagatcaaagatcttgattaaaaaaaatctcaagtatttaatatcaagaattcaagatcatgatatagataaagacattTCTATAGCAAAaggagtcatgagagaacacataaaggatctcaatttatgtataatatctctcaattcattatgaatcatacaatattataatttcaaaaaattatgagtcatttataaaaaaaatttctttagtaaacaacaagaagaaacatagcaatgatacaaatcatgattcatttgaataataaataacaaaaagatacaaagaggataaaagatctcgattcatatagaataaatcttaagttataaatatcgagaaatcaagataaaaatcatgattagatgaaactcatccaaattcaaatcattaaatcattaaaatcattttcaagagattcaaaatgatataaatagatttatcaatttcttgagatgctagcgatttcCTTTCCCTCCTTTTTCatcataaacaagaaagaagaagaggggaattttataatagtgcaattcatttccttcttacatcaatgctctaagcaaatcttgacatgaaatatattaatataaaagatcaagaaagatcaattagagattgattcaccttgacaaatctctttttaaataataaaaaagaaatcttaggagatcaaataagagatattgattcaaataaaataaaccttaaatcattaatgtcaagaatcaagattcgtttagATAAATCACCTCTTAGAAGATAGAATCATACGAgaacaaaatgattcatataaaatacatctcatgtcataaatacgaataaatcaagtgtttggataagcataaaaataaattatcaaatccaaaatcatcatcaaaatcacttttctatCATTCGAAAAATTGATTGAAAGTAACGTAGATTGATTCCTATGAGATTAAAAGTAGCTAAagtttttttagctccaaattttgattgatttcatgctctaATCTTCCGtacaaaaaccatgcatcatcatttaaaatcataaaACAATACATatataatcaagatacacattattgcttcttaaaacatacataggattaatctcattagatatacaagcattagatttaaatctaacattttgttcctttgtcataaagaaatgcaattgtcatgatcaatttttttttaaatttttcaataACGCTAGAAAGAAAGGCATGatcccttgttatttatttttttgcattttatatactaatttaaaaacaacttatgaaatgcatcaagtagttTCATAGTAAACTAAGAGGGTTTTAGTTACCTCGTCATCGAAAGTTATTAagatgtagtttgccaccttgtctttgttgattTACTtcttgtcttcagaggagctcgattcatcccaaaccaCCTTGAATATTTTATTCTTCTTTAGCAGtttcttttttttaagttcatttttattctttgattcttgttt is a window from the Musa acuminata AAA Group cultivar baxijiao chromosome BXJ2-1, Cavendish_Baxijiao_AAA, whole genome shotgun sequence genome containing:
- the LOC135598965 gene encoding F-box/WD-40 repeat-containing protein At5g21040-like — translated: MALEWRAREESSPKKLVASPWDDEAPLAGVTSQASCAASRPKCSKKSSSLVTPKKGDSKFGSATADNSSPNGQLRSFTDLPATLLSEILQRLDADELGVVSCVSPLLNSIASDHCGWKGFYCERWGSPPGVDVPAGPGFRDQRFWKELFVEREFRSKSFMGRFSIDVLHGHTEAVRAVFLLQTAKLIFTGGYDSVIRMWDMEEGLSVAVSRPLGCTIRAIAADSELLVAGGTDAFLQCWRAIKGHPHLFDIAGFSLNHNPSFRLWGHEGPVTCLALDSTRIYSGSWDMSVRVWDRAHCKCLKILRHEDWVWSLAPRHGTVASTAGRDAYVWDTDSGCLRTVIHNSHVGNAYSLTRSRLGDLLFTGGEDGAIHMFEIGHNCNVEDVKPSATWVPHTGAVHSLSFEFPWVVSSSSDGRVALIDVRKLLKSGRSQSPRQHSKTRFSASDAVEAPRRMLHGFGCNLFSVDIGADRIVCGGEEGIVRIWNFSQALEIAKRVEALRSVRLENRMRRRKAHIKMGGNGARSDQCSVAAKRNQLNGEHTGIWHSKRNMNSCGKLKA